DNA sequence from the Liolophura sinensis isolate JHLJ2023 chromosome 1, CUHK_Ljap_v2, whole genome shotgun sequence genome:
TAACATCATGAACACATTGAAGTTGACAGGACCCTCACCTGCAAGCATCACTTTCACATTGGGTTTGGCGACCTCGTTAATTATTTTCGCATAGTTTGAAAAATACTCCGCATTTTTCTGTAACCAGGTAGACTTCTCACAGTCAGGCTCACAGGGAATCTCATCCAAAAGAAGTATAACACTGCAGTCGGAGAAAGCCTGATGTGTGTTTGAAGTCACAATGACCTCACGCAACAGACCTTGTGCCAAGTCCAAGGCCTCCATCTCTGTCCCTTCCAAATAATCCAGCCGATCGTCTGCTGCCAACAGATGCAGTGACACTTCCGTAGTCTTCCCAAACACATCTCCCTGAGCTATTGTGTTGATCATTCCATAGCTAACACCACTGCTTGCATTGGTGATGCAGACATGAAGTGGGTTACTCTGACTTTTGAGTAGTTTCTCCTCTTCATCAACTTCAATTTTGGTTTGTTGATTTTCTTCTGCGATTTTGCGCATGTCACTACTCAACAAGTCTGAAGAAAGTCCATAATAACCTGAGGCATATTCCTGAAAATCATTGGCACCTCCAATAAGAACCCCTTTCCCTCCCCGGTCAATAAGTTCTCGCCATATCAAGGGTGACTTCTGGTGGTTCCAACCACGTTGCTGACAGGTTTCTGACAACCAATCCTGAAATATACCAAAATATCATTATGTTATGTATTACTGAATTGTGTCATAATCATCATAAAAACAAACACTAAAgcaataaacacattttaaactaAAAACATACTGCACATTTTACAATTCTCTGTAAAGCAGAGGAATTTTATtaaagtttacatatatatccaaTTCGCAGTATATCATTGTATACaataatttgtatattaaataccatactccagaatttttttcacttgtgtgaTGTTGGTCAGACTTTTATGTGGAGGAAATCTGAGAGTCTTCAGtcaaccaccaacctttggcactTTAAGAGCTCAATTTTCCCACACTTCACATGCAGACTTGCAtcatcatactggtggaaaaTAGCTAAATGTTCATGGTCTTCAGTGAACGTAAGACTGCTCAAACAGCTTCATTACAAACAGTGAGAGAACAGAGGACTCAACATTCCCTGAGTGAAAAGAATCACTCAGATATGGTCCACTCCTGATGAATAatgacagaattttaaaatcgACAGACTAAAttcacattgaaaaaaaaacatgtaccatGTTCTTTCTGGCAGAATATACTGGCATGATGCAGATAAAAATGTGGGTAAGATTATTACCTCCCACTCTTCAggtgtttttaatattttgtgaagtttaaagTCTGGAAGGTTTTTCTGTAGCCTGTCCCCAAGTAATTCAGCCTTAGCATAATACGGGCAATCAGCACGacctgaaaaacaacaacacaaggtTTATATGTAATCAAGACATCTGTTATTGAGGCTTAAATATGTGCCACAGGTAAGAAATGTACCCATGACACACCCACCTTCTGCAGTGATCCCAGTCTATCAGACCACGAATCCTTTGAAATGTATTTgccttttatatatatttgccGATGGCAAAAAAACTGTGATCCAATTTTAAACGTCGTCTACACATAGTTTAGACTTCCAGATGGCTGCTGACAAATATCTGATCTTGAGTGAACAATcaaattttcagtttgttttatctGGGTTTCCTCATCTCCTAGCTcaacaaaactatttttttgaCCGATTTACCTCCTCTTGCAGCACCAACTGTTGTGTAGACTACAGAAGGCGTTCAGTGAACGTCAAATGTTACACATGGCTTTGTGTGGGTAATTATGCAGCCTACCGTGCAACTTGCTCTatgttctacatgtaacaaGCTCTGCGTACAGTTTGTGGGTATAATGAATAGTTTATGAAACATGGTTGGTAGAAAGGTAGATCCTATTTTGGTTTACCATTATGTTTAGTTAGTGCATGTGTGATCCATGAGCGAACATTGCTTTATGGGAATCTCTGCATTTGCCTTATTTGCATGTTACCTCACTGGGCAGACCGCTACACCATTGACGACTTCCCTTGTAgttctcttaattgacatttttagaAAAATGTAGACCTAGGGCATTAGTTAGGAGTCGAACGTACTCTTATTTTTGTATTAGCTGAAGCATGGAGTAGAATAGATGgttgaaccaactcaaaaaacCTGAATTTCCCTTGGCAATACGCCCCcataaaatctaaacaaaatcTTCTTGTAAACAACCCTGCAACAGCCgtgctatatatatacaaactgaGTACATATAGCCGGTCTCCACACCACTTTTTGGTTTATATACATTGAAAACATTCATTGAAAAGTTATTCGAGTTTTCAAGATGTCAAAACGTGGGAAAGGCAAACCCTCTTCTTAAATactccagctgttgaaattttgatttaacgACTgaggcataaatgtatatcatatttcaacagttatattacattatttttaagCATGTCATTGTTTTCAAGTATTTAGAATTTAGTTTAGATTCAATGCTATTACCTGCCACAACGATCTTCGCCATGTTGTATGTGGTTGCTACGTAGTAACACCACCTTGTTCGCAATGCCTGTTAGATGATATCCTGATGATAGCTTTCCAACCACGGTAAACCAGAGCACATTACAAGATCATGCACAAATACTGAGTGTGGAAACATACAACGATGCTGATCATCCACGCCTTTAGCTCTCGGTTTCAAGAGAAAACTATAGTTACTTAATGCATACGTTTCGGATGTCTGGAACCATGAGAACTAGACCCCCAAGGTTCGTACCTTGCCAATATGTCAGGTACTAACCTAGATGCggcattatctccctttgacaAACTAAAACCTGGAGTTGACAATGGCAAAGATGATGAGTCTCAAATAGAACATTTTCTCTATTGTAAAATTACAACGCAGTATATTTTATGACAGAAGGTGATAAATCACGGAATAACAGGGTATACATACATGGTGTGACACGATAGCTAATGAAGTGTACGTACGATTACAACACTGCAGAGATATACTTTTGTCTTGGAATAATTTCCTGCAATGAGGAAATGTACGAGTCAAGCATATTGTTGCTTTAAAGGAATAAATCTGTGTTTGATCCGAATATGAATTTTTCAGAGGGTAATCTGGTCTGTTATTGCACTCACTCCTACAGAATTCTCAATTCTTACTAgaaaaaattatgcaaatgGATATTAAACAAACGTATGATGAAGAAACTATAAGATGGTGACGTTCCATGTAACTTTCTTCCACATTTTCCGATGCTTTTGGCGATTCTCATTTTTAGTTTATCATAGAGCACATGGTTAAACATGGCAGCGAGAAGGGAAAACTGTTGCTACCTGAGAGTGTCAGTCTGGACGAAAAAGAACAGGCTGACTTAGAGAAGCAGATGAAAGTGATAAAGAAGAAAAAGGTAATTTCAAGTAAAACACAGGAGATATCTTGAATTAAGAACTGATTCACCTGTTTATAGGGAGTTGTATGGAGGCAATAAGGTATTCAACAACAACGCTGTGATACACgtattaaaaataaagaaaaacaaaaacacaatttctGAAGTTTACAGTTGAGGTTGCTGTCACGTGTACAATGACATCAGTTTATTGAAGAATCCGCTTTTCATAACGAACATTTAAGAAGGGGCTTACTGAATATTAGTCCATCTAGGTGGACTAGGTGGACTCGGtgtgctattttttttaaattctataTTGTAAGTCCATTGCCAACTCTCAAACAAATCCCCACACATCTGTGCAGTCCAACTTGATGGACCCGATCACATAGAGGTGCACGCTCACGGCACCCAAACTTACCTGCACTAATATACAAGTtcttttttctgcatttttggATTGAGTTAGGAATGTTGAAGTTGTT
Encoded proteins:
- the LOC135471514 gene encoding putative malate dehydrogenase 1B isoform X1; this encodes MAKIVVAGRADCPYYAKAELLGDRLQKNLPDFKLHKILKTPEEWEDWLSETCQQRGWNHQKSPLIWRELIDRGGKGVLIGGANDFQEYASGYYGLSSDLLSSDMRKIAEENQQTKIEVDEEEKLLKSQSNPLHVCITNASSGVSYGMINTIAQGDVFGKTTEVSLHLLAADDRLDYLEGTEMEALDLAQGLLREVIVTSNTHQAFSDCSVILLLDEIPCEPDCEKSTWLQKNAEYFSNYAKIINEVAKPNVKVMLAGEGPVNFNVFMMLQNAPDIPRQNFVGLSRLTENHAKAIVSNQLKVNSDDVVDVIVWGNSYDAHYVDLSNARVHNYDGAVWGPPSFSRPVLEMLHDDKWVGEEFPSLVKQRKAEVQEKLGHPATMSRAAAITTMVGHWWNGSPSGQMFSLAVVSEGWYGVPEGLVFSYPVTLNPKGYWNVVQDINLTEPMKAKINDTVQDLLSEKYVMFPPPKAPTPPPTAEAVPSTDGGEADSVQFKSSEQLITLEESEKETSVTKDGEETAE